From Solanum lycopersicum chromosome 4, SLM_r2.1:
TTTTGAAATCAAAGGATTTTCACAGGATCTTGATTCCCACTTTTTGTCTTTATGTATGAGTCTCTTTGCAGCTGTTGAAGCAGAAATCTGTTTTGAAAGTATGGTGGTTGGTCAAAGACAAATCTTGGATCCCTTTTGGGTATGAACTGAAGATTTAGGGTTTTCTACATGTATTTGGTGTGGAAAGGTGATTGCTTTTTGGGTCAAATTTATTTGATGAAGTGAGTATTAGGGGATTTTTATAAATGGTTTTGGTGTAGAAAGGTGATTGCTTTTTTGGGTATGAACTGAGGATTTGGGGTTTTGTATGAATAGATTTGGTGTGGAAATGTGATTGCTTTTTGGGTTAAATTTATTTGATGAAGTGAGGATTTGGGGTTTTCTATGAATGGTTTTGGTGTAGAAAGGTGATTGCTTTTTTGGGTTTGCTGAATCTTGGACAATGGCGGTTCCATGGAGTACAACACTATGGATTGCTAAGATGGTGTGGATGGCATTGAGTGGTTGGGTAGTCGCTTGCTTGACTATTGCAGATGAGGTTGCTGCCTCTTTTCGAACTGGTGATATTGGTCCTTTTCATGTTGGTTGAGTTATACTGTACAGAAACATCATCTTCTCCTTTGTTTGTGAATTGTTGCTTGCTTCTTacatattttgtaaatttatgGATAAATATTGTTTACAGTGGTTTGATAGAGCTGAAGCTTCAAATAGCAATGTCTTTAGTACTTTATCTGCAAATATTTCTGTTTTGGCAGCAAAATGATTCAGTTCTTGATGATTTCTGGGCTAAATAGATTATATATGATTTCCGCTTAGATAATTGATTTG
This genomic window contains:
- the LOC101257853 gene encoding uncharacterized protein, whose translation is MAVPWSTTLWIAKMVWMALSGWVVACLTIADEVAASFRTGDIGPFHVG